The region GTTAACATCCGTTAGTGCCACCCCTGCTTTCAGCATAGAGGCCCGGATACCTTCCTGATACAACGCCTGAGCATCACCGGCCACGCCCAGCGAAACGACGGCTTCGGCGAGTAAAAAGGCCCGGTTAAAGTTGGTGATGATCCGGGTTGGTGCTTCGCCACCGGTACCAATCAGGTAAACGCCATAGCGCGACCGGTTAGCTACAACACTTGGCGCGGCCGTTGTTGCACCATTGTTGAACCCTACGTACCGGCTGGTATTGGCGGCCAGCGTAAAGAACCGGCTGATGCGCGGGTCATTGTAAGCCGTTAGCGTATCAAGAAACCGCTGACTAGCCATCAGGTCGCCCGTCCGGTTAACATAGTTAAAGGAATAGAGGGCGTTCTGCTTGCCGTTATCCGTACCAAATCCAACCTGGAAATCAAGGGAGTTGTCGTTGATCAAACCTGCTGGTGAGGCCAGAATATCCGTAATAATCTGCTTGGCCTGAGCGGGCGCTTTACGGCTCATCTGGATGGCCAGACGAAGCATAAGGGTGTTTCCAAGCCGTTTCCATCGGGATAAGTTACCCTGATAAGCTACGTCGTCAGCACCGGGCAAAACCCCCGTGTTGGGTTTGTCCAGATCGGCCATACCTTCTTTAACCAGATCAAACAGGCTCTGTATTTTTTTCTCCGAGTTACCGAGGTAAATATCCTGCTGGGCATCTATCCGGGGCGTCAGGACGTTCAGACCCTGCAGGGCCTCCGAGTAGGGCACATCGCCCCACACGTCGGTCGCAATACTGAAGCCGTAGGCTTTCAGAATCTTGGCAATACCGGCATAAGCGGGTGTTGTTTGCTGGGTTTGTTCAATAAGTCGCTGGGCGTTAGTAAGCATACCCGCATAAATCTCGCCGTTCCACTGGTTATCAGAAGCACCGCGCAGGTTGAACACATCGTAGGCGGCTACCTGATTGGCTACCCCGGCCATGTGTTGCGTGAGTACCTCGTTGATGCGGTTCAGGTCGTTAGTAGAGGTGAAGGCCGCATCGTATTCAACCGTCGTGAGCAGTACAGAAGCCGGTACTACCGTTGGGTTGTTCGGGGTTGTGTTGATATCGAAGAAGCTTTCGCGACAGCTTGCCATTACCGATAGCAGCGATATAGCGATAAGCGCTTTATAAGTTGTTTTCATGAAGTGACAGTGATTAGAAAGTAAATCTCAGATTTACGCCGTAGTTGCGGGTGTTGGGTGCGCTTTGTAGTTCCAGACCACGGATGTTGCCTGCGCCCTGTGTATTAACTTCTGGGTCGATGGGCGAACCGGGGGCAAAATACCATAAGTTACGGCCAACGGCAGAGATGGATATACCACCAAAGGGTGTTTTGCCAATCAGCGATGCGGGCAGGTCGTAGCTCAGTGTCGCTTCGCGCAGACTATACCGGGTTGCACTGAACACGTTCAGGTCGCTCTGCAAGCCAAACGCACGCCAGTAACTTTGTGCATCCACCTGGATGTTGTTCGGTGTGTACGACTTGGAGCCGTCGGCATTGCTGATTTCAAATACACCCGGTATGATGCGTGGAGCCTGCCGGTTCACTCCCGTTACGTCAAGCGTACCGTTGGATTTATACGAACCCGACGAGAACTCTACTAACTGACCGCCCTGCTGCGTATCGAAGAGAACGCCCAGTGCAATGCCTTTGTACTTGAAGGTGTTCTGAATGCTGCCTATCCAGAGTGGGTTTGGGTTGGAAATATTCTGGTTAGACACTTCCGGATTCCAAAGTCCTGTGTTGGGGTTGATGATCCACTGACCGTCGGGGTTAGTTGGTTTTTTATTCCCCAGAATTACTCCGTAAGGCTGCCCTTTCACGATCGACGGAATCGAACCCGTGAAGGCGCTTCCCGGAATGGAGAAACTTTCCACCCCCGGAGCGATGTCGACTACCTCGTTTACGTTGCGCGTGTAGTTGACGGTTACATCCCAGCGGAAGTCTTTAACCCGGATTGGGGTTACCGTCAGCAAGGCTTCGATACCCTTATTGGTCATTTTACCCACGTTCGTGGTCCGTGTCGTATACCCGGTCGATGCGGCCATACCTACGTTTACGATCATGTCTGTACTGACCGAATTATAATAGGTGAGGTCAATGCTAAAGCGGTTATCAAACAACCCAAGGTTCAAACCGCCTTCATACGAGGTTGTAAATTCAGGTTTCAGGTTATCGCCGGGCCCAATCCGGTTGCTGATCGAGAAGGCGTTCTGCCCGTTGATGGGGAAGGCGATGTTCGATACGTTATTGCCCCGGCTCGTGGTCACGTAAACCGATTGTAGCTGATACGGATCGGCATCTTTACCCACCGTTGCGGCACTACCCCGTACTTTCAGGTACGAAAGTGTCGATGATTTGATCGGGAAGATGTCGGAAAGAATGACGTTAGCCGACACCGCCGGATAGAAATAGGTATTGTTGCTGAGCGGTAAGGTCGACGATTTGTCGAAACGACCCGTCAACTCAAGGAAAGCATAATTGCGGAACGAGAAACTGGCCTGTCCGTAATAACCCGCCAGTCGACGCAGTGTGTTGCTCTCTCCGGTGTTGTTTGAGAAGACCGTAGCATTGCTCAGGTTATAAAAATTGGGTAGTGTCAGACTTTGTCCATTGGCCGTTACGTTCTGTGATTTCCGTTGGTTGACGTTAAAGCCTAACCGGCCTTCGATGTTAAGTCCCGGCAGAATGTCATTTTTCTGGCCGGTCAAAATCAGATCACTGTTCAGTTCCTGCCAGTAATAAATATCTTCGCCAACACCACCCACCAGCAGGCGGGCCGCACTCGGCGCGAAAATCTGCTTCCGGCGGTCGGTATACGTATCGATACCGGCCCGATAGAACAGATTGACGCCTTTGACCAAGTCAACGCCGATGTTGATATTACCGATCAGGCGGTCGACATTACTGGTTGTCCGGTTGTTTTCCAAGCCCCAGATTGGGTTCTCATTGGAGCCGGGTGTACCCGCAAATACACTACGGCCATTAGCATCCTGGAAAGGAAGGTTTGGTAAATCGTAGCTTCGGGGTACGGATACCAACTGTCCAAAGGCACTACCACCATTACCCGTCAGCGAGTTGCTCTGGCCCGTATTGCTGTAATTGACCGATGCGCCCACGTGAAATTTGTTTGACAATACCGTGTTGCCACCAAAACTTACGTTGGTCCGGTTAAATTTCGAGTTTCGAACAATACCTTCCTGAGCGGTATTGGCTACCGAGAAATTATAGTTGCTGGAGCCGCTCGCGCCACCAATATTGACGGAGTTTGACAGGATTCGGCCCTGGTTGAAGAAGTTCTTGATGTTGTCTGGATAGGCCCGGTAATTCGCGTAGGCTTTGTAGGCCGGTAAAGCGCCCCCCGGAAACAGTGCGGTCGAATCCAACTGCGTGGGGTTTGTGGAATTTCGGGTAAAAAAGCCATTTTCCAGCGTAGCCGGAGAGCCATAGGCAGGTCCCCAGGAAGCGACACTATTGCTCTGGAAAATATTATTCAACCCCTGACCATAATCGTTCTGAAAGTTCGGCAGGCCGTATACGTTCTGAAACGTTATGCCTGAATTGACCGTGATCTCGGTTTTCTTCTTGGCATTTTTGCCGGACTTCGTCGTAATTACGATGACGCCCGAAGCAGCACGTGAACCATACAGTGCAGCCGCAGCAGGTCCTTTCAATACGTTCAGCGACTCAATATTCTCCGGGGCAATATCGAGGGCCCGGTTTGAGGACTGCGGACCGCCCAGCGTACCGTTCGGGCCAAGGTTGGTGCGGTCTACGCTGTTACTGATGGGAATACCATCGACTACGAAAAGCGGCTGGTTATTTCCGGTAAATGACTGAATACCCCGGATGTTGATGTTCGTTGAAGCACCGGCTTCGCCACTGGCTCCGGTAATCTGAACTCCGGATACTTTACCCTGTAAGGCGTTCAAGACGTTTGGTTCACCCCGCTGCGAAATGCGGTCGCCATTTAACTGCTGAGTAGCGTAGGATAAGGACCGGGTGTCGCGCTCAATACCCAATGCTGTAACAACTACCTCGCCCAGATTGGTGGCATCGGCCTGTAAAACCACATTTAGGGTAGTGCGGTTGCCAATCGGCAACTCCTGACTTTTATAGCCGATGAAACTGAATACCAATCGACCATTTGCCGGTACGGTTACCCGATAATTACCCTGGGCATCTGTTGTGCCTCCCCGGCTAAGACCCTTTACCTGTACACTCACCCCTGGAAGTGCAGAGCCATCATCGGATGAAGTGACACGGCCGCTCACTGCCACTTCCTGAGCCAATGCAGGAAAATAGGATAATAACAAGAGTAGCCAACTTCCTAATAGAAGTTTTCTCATGATAGTTTAGTAGATGAATTAGTGATAAATAAAACTTTACTAGCCCCTAAAAGGAATTATTTATGGCTAAAGTTCAATAAAAAGTCTATTTATACACATTGATCTCATCTATATGTATTTACACCTAATATTGTCTGATTTCTATATTGTAATCTATTTAAATTATTTTGTATATAGTCTAAATAGGGAATCGTGAGGGTGTAGAGGATAATTCGATGGCTAAGCAGGAGTGCGATTGTAGCCGTAGAAATCAATGCCCCCGTATTTATGTCGGCTCTATTTATATGGCTTACAGTACCCGCTCTGAAAAAAATGTGTAACAAATAAGTCAACTATTTCCGGATGAACTTATCTATGGCTATGAGAGGAAGAAACCTGCCGATGGGGTTCAGGAAAGCAACGCCCGTCAAAGAGCGATTGATCTGTAGCCGTAAAATTCTATTCTCTCAGGAGTTGGGCCTGAGAAATCAGTATTCGGGTTCTATGCGGCAGCTATCAGTAATAAAAAGGTTTTGTCAACGACAAACCCTGCCAGTTTTCGTCATTGTTTGCGGACAGATAAGCTATTTAGAAAAGTATACTCTATTTTTAGTGAAAATTTGAGAGCAATTAAATGAATGCAAAAGTATGTTAATCCAGTAGATCATGCGGGATTAATCAGCAATTGCCTATTATCTTATCAGAGAAAACTAAAATTGACTAATTCTATGAATCGTTATCAACTTTGCGGCCGCGTATTACTCTTAGGCGGATTAACCGTTCAAACGGCCTTTGGCCAAACAGGGACGGTGAATGCCCGGATGGATAAAACGGCCGAAAGTCTTGAAAAAAAGGTAGTTGCCTGGCGTCGGGATTTACACCAGCATCCAGAGCTGGGAAACCGCGAGTTTCAGACAGCCGCTAAAATTGCCGCACATCTGCAATCGTTGGGTATGGAGGTCAAAACAGGTGTTGGTAAAACCGGAGTGGTTGGCTTGTTGAAGGGTGGCAAACCAGGCCCGGTTGTTGCCCTGCGTGCTGATATGGATGGGCTGCCCGTCACCGAACGCGTTGACTTACCGTTCAAATCAGACGCCCGGACCGAGTATAATGGCCAGCAAACCGGTGTTATGCACGCCTGTGGACATGATACACATGTGGCTATGCTCATGGGTGCTGCCGAGGTTCTGGCATCTGTCAGGAACGATTTGCGGGGGACGGTTAAGTTTATCTTTCAGCCTGCCGAAGAGGGTGCACCCGCTGGTGAAGAAGGGGGCGCCTACCTGATGATCAAGGAAGGCGTTCTCGAAAACCCTAAAGTCGATGCCATTTTTGGCCTGCATATCAATTCGCAGACCGAAGTGGGCACCATCAAATACCGCCCTGGAGCGACTATGGCAGCCGTTGATGAATATGCTATTAAAATTAAAGGGAAGCAAACCCACGGGGCGGCACCCTGGTCGGGCGTAGACCCGATTGTAACGGCCGCTCAGGTGGTTATGGGCCTGCAAACGATAGTGAGTCGGAACCTGACGCTTACCGATAATGCCGCCGTCGTAACAGTAGGGGCGCTTCATAGTGGAATTCGCCAGAATATTATTCCCGAAGATGCCAACATGATCGGTACGATCCGGACGTTCAGTCCAGAAGCGCAGCAGCTCGTACATCGGCGGATCAATGAAATTGCAACGAACATTGCCGAAAGTGCCGGTGCTAAAGCCGACGTGAAAATTAATGTTATGTACCCGGTCACATACAATGATCCCAAACTGACCGACCAGATGGCCCCAACGCTCGAAGCGCTGGCTGGCAAGAATAATGTTAAGCTGACTCCCGCACAAACGGGAGCCGAAGACTTCTCATTCTTCCAACAAAAAGTGCCGGGCTTTTTCTACTTCCTCGGCGGAATGACCAAAGGTAAAAAAGTAGAAGAGGCAGCTCCGCACCACACTCCCGACTTTCAGATTGATGAGTCTTGTTTTGTGCTGGGCATGAAATCACTCTGCCACCTGACGGTCGATTATATGGAGCTTGCCAATAAAGGTGTTGCCGTTAAAGAACTCACGGCGAGTGGTAAGTAGTGGAGTGGTAAAGAGGGTGGAGTGAGTGAAATAAGTGGAGTGAGTGTAGTAGTGAGGTGAGTGAAGTAAGTCTGGCATTTCACTCACTCCACTCACTTCACTACTTTACCCACTCCACTACTTTACTCCCTCCACTATTTCCTTAATATCCGGGAAAGTAATCCGGGGAAGAACCGCTTTAGGTAGATACCATAGGTTTCTTTACCGCCTATGTACACTTCTTCTTTCTCCTGAGCAACCGCTCGCAGCAGTCGCCGGGCAAATTCACCAGCGGGCATACCTTTTTCCTGGTTTTCATCCATTTTACCGTGTTGCTGACCATTGGCTCCTAGGGCATGGATTGAAATAGGGGTGTGAATATAGCCGGGGCATACCAGCGTGACCCGCAAGCCCGCATCAAACGTTTCGGCACGGAGCGCATCGAAGAAGCCATGCAGGGCATGTTTGCTGGCACAGTATCCTGACCGTTGTTTGGTGGCAAGTTTTCCGGCAACGCTGCTGGTTACCACAAAATGACCGCTGCCCCGGGCGAGCATAAGCGGTAAAACCGCCTTGGTAAGGGCAACAATCCCAAAGAAGTTGACATCCATGATGCGTTTATACACCACAAAGTCGGTGTCCGCTACCGAACTCCGTTGGGTAATCCCTGCATTCTGAAAAACGTAGTCGATTCGTCCAAATCGTTGCTGTACCGCTTCTACGGCCGGAGCCATGCTATCTGAACGACTCATGTCTAGTGGTAGAATGAACACATCAGACGCGGGTAAACCGGCTTGCTTCGCCACTCGTTCCAACTCTTCTTCCCGCCGGGCCGACAGGATTAGTTTAACACCCTTATGCCCGGCTAAGTTAAGCGCAACCGCTTCGCCAATGCCCGATGAGGCACCAGTAATCCAGACAACAGCCTCGGAGAAAGGAATCACCATGATCTGTCACAGGTTAAAATGAAGAACGGCTGATTCGGGTTGCACCACCAATTGAACCGCTTTGCCAATGGGAAGGGCCAGGTTATAATCGACGTGCCCGGCCGGGAAGTCGAAGAGAACGGGGTAGTCGTAGGCGGCCACCGTATCGGCAATGATTTCGTAAGCACCTTTCCCAAACGGCAGGGATAAATTACCGCGCATGTCTGTAAACTGACCCACAACCAGACCCGCCAGTTCGGCTAGCCGCCCGGATCGCTGGAACTGCGTCATCATACGATCGAGCGAGAAAAGCGTTTCGTCAATATCTTCAATGAAGAGAATCTTTTCGCTAACGTTCAGGTCGGTGGGTGTGCAAAACGAATTGGTCAGCATGGTCAAATTACCGCCCACCAGTGCTCCCGACGCCTGCCCCTGTCGGTTGAGCGGGTGAGCGGGTGTTTCGTAATAGGCCGGGCAGTTGCCAAATAACCACTGCCGTAGCGATTCCAGCGATTCGGCCCGATTGGGGTCGCCAAATTGCCGGGGCATAAGACCATGCAGGCTAATGACACCCTGATTGGTCAGTAAACTGAGCAGTACCGTAACATCGCTAAAGCCAACCAACCACTTGGGGTTGGCCAGCAAGCCTGATAAATCGAGACCGTCGGCAATACGGTAGCACCCGTAGCCTCCACGAGCCGCAAATATGGCTCGTACAGAAGGGTTATCGAAAAGCTGTTGCAGGTCGTTCCGGCGCAGGTCATCCGAACCGGCAAAAGGACCGTCGATGGCCTGCAGGCTGGCACCTTCGATAACGTTGAGCCGCCAGTCTTCGCGCAGGATGCGGAGTCCTTCTGCCAACTCGCTATACGGAAACCAACTGGCCGGAGCGACAACACCGACGGTATCGCCGGGAGAAAGAAAAGGAGGTAAAATCACGTTACGGGAATCGGTTAATAATAAATGGGGTGGGTTGATGCATACGGAGGTTAATGCAATGCAAACGCAAGGTCAGTTTAGCGGAGCTTCCTGAACATCGTCTAGTTTGGTCAAATCCAGCTGTATGGGCATAGTCTGTGTTCCATCAAACATGGGCCGAAATTTATAACCCCAGAGGACTTCGTCGAATCGGTACGAGAACCGGGTGTGTACATTCTGAACAAAGGTATCGTCGAGGGCCTGCAGCGAAATCAGAAATTCGGTATCCGATGCTTCGAGATCTTCGGGCGTACACCCGTATAGAGGGCTATTTTGGGTGATGGGGTGAACGATTGTCCAGTTGGTTGGAAAGAAGGCTACTTTGTTCCGTTCCAGACTAAGGCCGTAATACTTTCGATACAGCGTACCGTCTGCACGAGGTTCCAGCCGCGACATAGACACGCTTACTTCCAGATTGACGAGTTGGTTGGACCGGGTATTTATAATTCGGAACATCCAGCCGTTAACGTCCAGGTAGGGAGCCAGAACGGCCTGTTTTGAAAAGCGGATATGGGCAACCGAGCGCGAGAAGCGCCCATAAAGCAGACCCGTAGCCAGTGCAAACGCCAGCAATCCAACCATCGATTCGAAGGCGGCAATGGAACTGGTCAGGAAACTGTCTGGCGCAATATGGCCGTAACCTACCGTAGTGAGCGTTTGTGAACTGAAGAAAAAGCATTTCCAGAACGGACTATACAGGGCTTTCTCACTGGCTGCTTTCAGCATGTCGGGGCCAGCCAGCATATAAACACCCGCGAAGAAGGTATTGGCCGTCACGTAAAAGACTACAAGCCAGCTCATAAATTGCAGCCAGCCCATGGTGATTAGCCGGTTATAAACGTTCAGCCGGTCCCAGAGGGTGCCATTAACACGAACAATGTTAAACGTACCGTCCTGATTGACAAGTCGGGAACGGGAATCTGTTAACTTGGTACCGAAACCAATGTCGTCGCGTTGTACTTCCTGTTCAACTAAATTACTGCCTTTGTCTGTTTGGTTGAAAAGGCGTTGGTTTGCCGTGTTCATTCTTATTTACTAGCTGGTGTATGTGATGAAGGGGCTGGCAAACAAAGTTATCGCAAATTTGCCCTGCTCTTCATGGCGTAACCTGAATAATTCCTCATTCCACTCACGATATGCACCCTATTGAAACAATTACCGGCCTGCTTGGCATCACGACATTACTGGCTGTAGTGGCCCGACGTTTACGAATCTCGTACCCCATTCTGTTAGTACTTACGGGCTTGTTTATTGGCTGGATACCCGGTCTGCCTCCCGTCATTCTGTCTCCGGATGTGGTTTTTCTTATTTTTCTGCCTCCCTTGCTGTACGCTGCTGCCTGGCAAATCGACAATGTTGAACTGAAGCTATACAGTCGTTCGGTCCTGTTTCTGGCCGTTGGGCTGGTGCTGTTTACATCTACGGTAGTTGCCCTGGTCGCCATTGTATGTATTCCGGGTTTTACGCTGGCACAGGGCTATCTGCTCGGAGCCATCATTGCGCCCCCCGATGCGGTAGCGGCTTCGTCAGTAACCAAAGGATTGAATATTCCTAAGCGGATCACAACAGTGCTGGAAGGGGAGAGCCTGGTGAACGACGCGAGTAGCCTGATCATTTATCGTTACGGCCTGGTGGCTATCCTGACCAGTCAGTTCGTTTTGTGGAAAGCCGGTCTTCAATTTATCGGGATTGCACTGGCCAGTGGCGCGTTGGGGCTGGTTATCGGCTGGGTAATGCTCAAGGTACATAAGGCTATTAGCCGGGATACTATAACCAACACGGCCATAACGCTACTCATCCCGTACGGTTCTTACCTGATAGCCGAACAATTGCATCTTTCCGGGGTGCTGGTCGTCGTAACGGTCGGACTGTTTATTTCGGCCCGGAGCGGGCAGGTGTTTACCTATGAAAGCCGGTTACAGACAAATTCGGTTTGGGCAGTTATGGTCTTTCTGCTCAATGGGCTGGTCTTTATCCTGATTGGTTTACAACTGCCAACGATTGTTTCCGAATTAAACGGCTACACAATGCCACAGGCAGTTAACTATGCCCTGCTCATCAGCGCCGTGGCCATTGTATGCCGGATCGTCTGGGTTTTTCCGGGTGCTTATGGCCCGCGCTGGCTGAGTGCGCGTATCCGAAAGCGGGAAGCAAAACCACGCTGGCAGCAGGTAGCTGTGGTGAGTTGGGCCGGTATGCGGGGCGTTGTCTCGCTGGCCGGGGCGCTGGCCTTGCCCCTTACCTTGCCTAATGGGCAGCCTTTTCCGGGCCGTGATTTAATCCTGTTCATTACCTTCGGCGTTATCTTTTGTACACTGGTATTGCAGGGGCTTACCCTGCCCGTACTCATCGATGAGCTGGACGTACGCGAAAAGATCGACGAAAAGAAAGAAGAACGACGATTACGGCAGAAAATGGCCTTACAGGCTATAACCCACCTGGAGGCTAACCACTCGGCGGGTTCGGTTCACGATGACGTCCTGAATTACGTAAAGAACACCTACGAACTGCGCATCAATGAACTGAACGGTATGCTTCGGGCTACGAACCTGGCAGAGCGCCCGGCCGAACTCTACCAGCAGGCAGTCCGCCTTCAGCTGGAACTCCTGACAATCGAACGGACTGTGCTAAGCGAACAACGCAAGGATAGTCAGCTGGACGATGATATACTTCGCAAAATAGAGCAGGAGTTGGACCTGGAGGCCGCCCGGCTGTCGCTGGTACAACCTGATAAATGAAAATATTGATATAACTTTATATTAGGAATGCGCTAGTATATAGACCTTTATATTTATCTGATCGGTCTGACATTTTATTAAGATTAAAAT is a window of Spirosoma linguale DSM 74 DNA encoding:
- a CDS encoding Na+/H+ antiporter (TIGRFAM: Na+/H+ antiporter~PFAM: sodium/hydrogen exchanger~KEGG: ccv:CCV52592_0578 Na+/H+ antiporter) yields the protein MHPIETITGLLGITTLLAVVARRLRISYPILLVLTGLFIGWIPGLPPVILSPDVVFLIFLPPLLYAAAWQIDNVELKLYSRSVLFLAVGLVLFTSTVVALVAIVCIPGFTLAQGYLLGAIIAPPDAVAASSVTKGLNIPKRITTVLEGESLVNDASSLIIYRYGLVAILTSQFVLWKAGLQFIGIALASGALGLVIGWVMLKVHKAISRDTITNTAITLLIPYGSYLIAEQLHLSGVLVVVTVGLFISARSGQVFTYESRLQTNSVWAVMVFLLNGLVFILIGLQLPTIVSELNGYTMPQAVNYALLISAVAIVCRIVWVFPGAYGPRWLSARIRKREAKPRWQQVAVVSWAGMRGVVSLAGALALPLTLPNGQPFPGRDLILFITFGVIFCTLVLQGLTLPVLIDELDVREKIDEKKEERRLRQKMALQAITHLEANHSAGSVHDDVLNYVKNTYELRINELNGMLRATNLAERPAELYQQAVRLQLELLTIERTVLSEQRKDSQLDDDILRKIEQELDLEAARLSLVQPDK
- a CDS encoding K channel inward rectifier conserved region 2 domain protein (PFAM: K channel inward rectifier conserved region 2 domain protein; Ion transport 2 domain protein~KEGG: bph:Bphy_0145 K+ channel inward rectifier domain-containing protein), whose protein sequence is MNTANQRLFNQTDKGSNLVEQEVQRDDIGFGTKLTDSRSRLVNQDGTFNIVRVNGTLWDRLNVYNRLITMGWLQFMSWLVVFYVTANTFFAGVYMLAGPDMLKAASEKALYSPFWKCFFFSSQTLTTVGYGHIAPDSFLTSSIAAFESMVGLLAFALATGLLYGRFSRSVAHIRFSKQAVLAPYLDVNGWMFRIINTRSNQLVNLEVSVSMSRLEPRADGTLYRKYYGLSLERNKVAFFPTNWTIVHPITQNSPLYGCTPEDLEASDTEFLISLQALDDTFVQNVHTRFSYRFDEVLWGYKFRPMFDGTQTMPIQLDLTKLDDVQEAPLN
- a CDS encoding peptidase U61 LD-carboxypeptidase A (PFAM: peptidase U61 LD-carboxypeptidase A~KEGG: ade:Adeh_3395 peptidase S66, LD- carboxypeptidase A), which gives rise to MILPPFLSPGDTVGVVAPASWFPYSELAEGLRILREDWRLNVIEGASLQAIDGPFAGSDDLRRNDLQQLFDNPSVRAIFAARGGYGCYRIADGLDLSGLLANPKWLVGFSDVTVLLSLLTNQGVISLHGLMPRQFGDPNRAESLESLRQWLFGNCPAYYETPAHPLNRQGQASGALVGGNLTMLTNSFCTPTDLNVSEKILFIEDIDETLFSLDRMMTQFQRSGRLAELAGLVVGQFTDMRGNLSLPFGKGAYEIIADTVAAYDYPVLFDFPAGHVDYNLALPIGKAVQLVVQPESAVLHFNL
- a CDS encoding TonB-dependent receptor plug (PFAM: TonB-dependent receptor plug; TonB-dependent receptor~KEGG: mxa:MXAN_4746 TonB-dependent receptor), whose product is MRKLLLGSWLLLLLSYFPALAQEVAVSGRVTSSDDGSALPGVSVQVKGLSRGGTTDAQGNYRVTVPANGRLVFSFIGYKSQELPIGNRTTLNVVLQADATNLGEVVVTALGIERDTRSLSYATQQLNGDRISQRGEPNVLNALQGKVSGVQITGASGEAGASTNINIRGIQSFTGNNQPLFVVDGIPISNSVDRTNLGPNGTLGGPQSSNRALDIAPENIESLNVLKGPAAAALYGSRAASGVIVITTKSGKNAKKKTEITVNSGITFQNVYGLPNFQNDYGQGLNNIFQSNSVASWGPAYGSPATLENGFFTRNSTNPTQLDSTALFPGGALPAYKAYANYRAYPDNIKNFFNQGRILSNSVNIGGASGSSNYNFSVANTAQEGIVRNSKFNRTNVSFGGNTVLSNKFHVGASVNYSNTGQSNSLTGNGGSAFGQLVSVPRSYDLPNLPFQDANGRSVFAGTPGSNENPIWGLENNRTTSNVDRLIGNINIGVDLVKGVNLFYRAGIDTYTDRRKQIFAPSAARLLVGGVGEDIYYWQELNSDLILTGQKNDILPGLNIEGRLGFNVNQRKSQNVTANGQSLTLPNFYNLSNATVFSNNTGESNTLRRLAGYYGQASFSFRNYAFLELTGRFDKSSTLPLSNNTYFYPAVSANVILSDIFPIKSSTLSYLKVRGSAATVGKDADPYQLQSVYVTTSRGNNVSNIAFPINGQNAFSISNRIGPGDNLKPEFTTSYEGGLNLGLFDNRFSIDLTYYNSVSTDMIVNVGMAASTGYTTRTTNVGKMTNKGIEALLTVTPIRVKDFRWDVTVNYTRNVNEVVDIAPGVESFSIPGSAFTGSIPSIVKGQPYGVILGNKKPTNPDGQWIINPNTGLWNPEVSNQNISNPNPLWIGSIQNTFKYKGIALGVLFDTQQGGQLVEFSSGSYKSNGTLDVTGVNRQAPRIIPGVFEISNADGSKSYTPNNIQVDAQSYWRAFGLQSDLNVFSATRYSLREATLSYDLPASLIGKTPFGGISISAVGRNLWYFAPGSPIDPEVNTQGAGNIRGLELQSAPNTRNYGVNLRFTF
- a CDS encoding amidohydrolase (KEGG: pcr:Pcryo_1258 peptidase M20D, amidohydrolase~TIGRFAM: amidohydrolase~PFAM: peptidase M20; peptidase dimerisation domain protein): MQKYVNPVDHAGLISNCLLSYQRKLKLTNSMNRYQLCGRVLLLGGLTVQTAFGQTGTVNARMDKTAESLEKKVVAWRRDLHQHPELGNREFQTAAKIAAHLQSLGMEVKTGVGKTGVVGLLKGGKPGPVVALRADMDGLPVTERVDLPFKSDARTEYNGQQTGVMHACGHDTHVAMLMGAAEVLASVRNDLRGTVKFIFQPAEEGAPAGEEGGAYLMIKEGVLENPKVDAIFGLHINSQTEVGTIKYRPGATMAAVDEYAIKIKGKQTHGAAPWSGVDPIVTAAQVVMGLQTIVSRNLTLTDNAAVVTVGALHSGIRQNIIPEDANMIGTIRTFSPEAQQLVHRRINEIATNIAESAGAKADVKINVMYPVTYNDPKLTDQMAPTLEALAGKNNVKLTPAQTGAEDFSFFQQKVPGFFYFLGGMTKGKKVEEAAPHHTPDFQIDESCFVLGMKSLCHLTVDYMELANKGVAVKELTASGK
- a CDS encoding short-chain dehydrogenase/reductase SDR (PFAM: short-chain dehydrogenase/reductase SDR; KR domain protein; NAD-dependent epimerase/dehydratase~KEGG: abo:ABO_1265 oxidoreductase); this encodes MVIPFSEAVVWITGASSGIGEAVALNLAGHKGVKLILSARREEELERVAKQAGLPASDVFILPLDMSRSDSMAPAVEAVQQRFGRIDYVFQNAGITQRSSVADTDFVVYKRIMDVNFFGIVALTKAVLPLMLARGSGHFVVTSSVAGKLATKQRSGYCASKHALHGFFDALRAETFDAGLRVTLVCPGYIHTPISIHALGANGQQHGKMDENQEKGMPAGEFARRLLRAVAQEKEEVYIGGKETYGIYLKRFFPGLLSRILRK
- a CDS encoding hypothetical protein (KEGG: hypothetical protein) yields the protein MKTTYKALIAISLLSVMASCRESFFDINTTPNNPTVVPASVLLTTVEYDAAFTSTNDLNRINEVLTQHMAGVANQVAAYDVFNLRGASDNQWNGEIYAGMLTNAQRLIEQTQQTTPAYAGIAKILKAYGFSIATDVWGDVPYSEALQGLNVLTPRIDAQQDIYLGNSEKKIQSLFDLVKEGMADLDKPNTGVLPGADDVAYQGNLSRWKRLGNTLMLRLAIQMSRKAPAQAKQIITDILASPAGLINDNSLDFQVGFGTDNGKQNALYSFNYVNRTGDLMASQRFLDTLTAYNDPRISRFFTLAANTSRYVGFNNGATTAAPSVVANRSRYGVYLIGTGGEAPTRIITNFNRAFLLAEAVVSLGVAGDAQALYQEGIRASMLKAGVALTDVNDYFTKNPQIVTLSGDTQNRLRQILTQKWIANIGMGIESWNDFRRTGYPRLALPLNAQGDNPGVIPVRLPYTSNEQQRNPNVPNPGPRMDERLWWDVD